A single region of the Bos mutus isolate GX-2022 chromosome 24, NWIPB_WYAK_1.1, whole genome shotgun sequence genome encodes:
- the CIDEA gene encoding lipid transferase CIDEA isoform X3 — protein METARDCAGALLRPLTFMGSQTKKVLFTPLMHPARPFRVSNHDRSSRRGVMASSLQELLSKTLDALVVASQLVTLVLEEDGTVVDTEEFFQTLGDNTHLMVLEQGQKWTPAGHQTPARRPPQRRGIAKVTFDLYKLSPKDVIGCLNVKATMYEMYSVSYDIHCTGFKAMLRSLLRFLSHAAQVTGQCLIHMGTYMLRVLAETEEQAVPGSRPWRGIKRG, from the exons GCCCCTgacgtttatggggtcgcagacaAAGAAAGTGCTGTTCACACCCCTCATGCATCCCGCTCGCCCCTTCCGTGTCTCCAACCATGACCGGAGCAGCCGCCGAGGGGTGATGGCCAGTAGCCTACAGGAGCTTCTCAGCAAG ACCTTGGATGCACTGGTGGTCGCCAGCCAACTGGTCACCTTGGTGCTGGAGGAGGATGGCACTGTGGTGGACACAGAGGAGTTCTTCCAGACCCTGGGGGACAACACACACCTCATGGTCCTGGAGCAGGGGCAGAAATGGACACCG GCTGGCCACCAAACCCCAGCCCGCCGGCCGCCTCAGAGACGGGGCATCGCGAAAGTCACCTTCGACTTGTACAAGCTGAGCCCCAAGGATGTCATTGGCTGCCTCAACGTGAAGGCCACCATGTACGAGATGTATTCTGTGTCCTACGACATCCACTGCACAGGGTTCAAGGCCATGCTCAG GAGCCTGCTGCGATTCCTCTCTCACGCTGCCCAGGTGACTGGCCAGTGTCTTATCCACATGGGCACCTACATGCTCCGAGTGCTGGCTGAAACAGAGGAGCAGGCGGTGCCTGGCTCTCGCCCTTGGAGAGGGATCAAGAGAGGGTAG
- the CIDEA gene encoding lipid transferase CIDEA isoform X2, with the protein MEGELSGWGCLFKIGTPGRPLTFMGSQTKKVLFTPLMHPARPFRVSNHDRSSRRGVMASSLQELLSKTLDALVVASQLVTLVLEEDGTVVDTEEFFQTLGDNTHLMVLEQGQKWTPAGHQTPARRPPQRRGIAKVTFDLYKLSPKDVIGCLNVKATMYEMYSVSYDIHCTGFKAMLRSLLRFLSHAAQVTGQCLIHMGTYMLRVLAETEEQAVPGSRPWRGIKRG; encoded by the exons GCCCCTgacgtttatggggtcgcagacaAAGAAAGTGCTGTTCACACCCCTCATGCATCCCGCTCGCCCCTTCCGTGTCTCCAACCATGACCGGAGCAGCCGCCGAGGGGTGATGGCCAGTAGCCTACAGGAGCTTCTCAGCAAG ACCTTGGATGCACTGGTGGTCGCCAGCCAACTGGTCACCTTGGTGCTGGAGGAGGATGGCACTGTGGTGGACACAGAGGAGTTCTTCCAGACCCTGGGGGACAACACACACCTCATGGTCCTGGAGCAGGGGCAGAAATGGACACCG GCTGGCCACCAAACCCCAGCCCGCCGGCCGCCTCAGAGACGGGGCATCGCGAAAGTCACCTTCGACTTGTACAAGCTGAGCCCCAAGGATGTCATTGGCTGCCTCAACGTGAAGGCCACCATGTACGAGATGTATTCTGTGTCCTACGACATCCACTGCACAGGGTTCAAGGCCATGCTCAG GAGCCTGCTGCGATTCCTCTCTCACGCTGCCCAGGTGACTGGCCAGTGTCTTATCCACATGGGCACCTACATGCTCCGAGTGCTGGCTGAAACAGAGGAGCAGGCGGTGCCTGGCTCTCGCCCTTGGAGAGGGATCAAGAGAGGGTAG